One Stenotrophomonas maltophilia DNA window includes the following coding sequences:
- the fdnG gene encoding formate dehydrogenase-N subunit alpha: MPSMSRRQFLKVTGTTLVGSSLALMGFAPGIALAEVRQYKLTRATETRNTCTYCSVACGILMYSLGDGAKNAEPSIFHIEGDPDHPVNRGTLCPKGAGLADIIHSKSRLLYPEYRAPGSNEWKRLSWDDALDRIARLMKEDRDANFVQKNEAGQTVNRWLTTGMLAASATSNETAVLTHKVVRSLGMLAFDNQARVUHGPTVAGLAPTLGRGAMTNHWVDIKNADLILIMGGNAAEAHPCGFKWVTEAKAHNKARLIVVDPRFNRSAAVADVYAPIRTGTDIVFLGGLINYLLTEDRIQHEYVLNYTDMSFLVKDEFAFKDGLYSGYNEEKRSYDRSSWDYAYGDDGFVRSDPTLKDPRCVYNLLKQHYARYTVEMVERICGTPADSIRQVWEMIASTAGKDKAMTILYALGWTQHSIGAQNVRAGTMVQLLLGNIGVAGGGMNALRGHSNIQGLTDIGLMSDLLPGYLTLPKQDEQDYDAYIAKRTQKPLRANQMSFWQNYPKFHVSLMKSWWGDAATADNNWCFDHLPKLDKPYDMLQAYELMNEGKIHGYICQGFNPLASAPNKGKLISAFSKLKFMVSMDPLETETIAFWQNHGALNDVDPSTIQTEVFRLPTTSFAEENGAVVNSSRWLQWHWKGANPPGEARSDIEIMSELFHRIKAMYEKDGGAWWEPVRDLAWKYSNPELPTPEELAMEYNGKALADVFDPKDPTKLVRKAGEQLAAFGDLRDDGSTSSGCWIYIGAWGPTGNMMARRDNSDPTGIGNTLGWAWAWPANRRVMYNRASCDVAGQPFDPRRTLLAWNGRNWGNVDVPDFKADEDPAGGMGPFIMNPEGIARFFAKAGMAEGPFPEHYEPFDTPLRSNPLSPGQALTLNNPAARVFASDRAQIGSPDEFPHVATTYRLTEHFHFWTKHGKLNAIIQPEQFVEIGAALADELGINNGSRVRVSSKRGHIEAVAMVTKRIKALQIDGKTVHQVGVPIHWGFLGAAKPGYIANTLTNAIGDGNSQTPESKCILVKVEKV; encoded by the coding sequence ATGCCATCGATGAGCCGCCGCCAGTTCCTGAAAGTGACCGGGACAACCCTGGTCGGCTCCAGCCTGGCACTGATGGGCTTCGCGCCCGGCATCGCGCTCGCGGAGGTCAGGCAGTACAAGCTGACCCGCGCGACCGAGACCCGCAACACCTGTACATACTGTTCGGTGGCCTGCGGCATCCTGATGTACAGCCTCGGCGATGGCGCCAAGAACGCCGAGCCGAGCATCTTCCATATCGAGGGCGACCCGGACCACCCGGTCAACCGCGGCACGCTGTGCCCGAAGGGTGCCGGCCTGGCCGACATCATCCACAGCAAGTCGCGCCTGCTCTACCCCGAGTACCGCGCGCCGGGCTCGAACGAGTGGAAGCGGCTGAGCTGGGACGATGCGCTGGACCGCATCGCACGGCTGATGAAGGAAGACCGCGATGCCAACTTCGTGCAGAAGAACGAGGCCGGGCAGACGGTCAACCGCTGGCTGACCACCGGCATGCTGGCCGCCTCGGCCACCAGCAATGAAACCGCGGTGCTGACCCACAAGGTCGTGCGCTCCCTTGGCATGTTGGCATTCGACAACCAGGCACGTGTCTGACACGGCCCGACGGTGGCAGGTCTTGCCCCGACGCTAGGCCGTGGTGCGATGACGAATCACTGGGTCGACATCAAGAATGCCGACCTGATCCTGATCATGGGTGGCAATGCCGCCGAGGCGCATCCGTGCGGGTTCAAATGGGTGACCGAGGCCAAGGCACACAACAAGGCCCGGCTGATCGTGGTCGATCCGCGCTTCAACCGCTCCGCCGCGGTGGCCGACGTGTACGCGCCGATCCGTACCGGCACCGACATCGTGTTCCTGGGCGGCCTGATCAACTACCTGTTGACCGAGGACCGCATCCAGCACGAGTACGTGCTGAACTACACGGATATGTCGTTCCTGGTGAAGGACGAGTTCGCCTTCAAGGATGGCCTGTATTCGGGCTACAACGAGGAGAAGCGCAGCTACGATCGCTCCAGCTGGGACTACGCGTACGGTGACGATGGCTTCGTGCGCAGCGACCCGACGCTGAAGGACCCGCGTTGCGTCTATAACCTGCTCAAGCAGCACTACGCGCGCTACACCGTGGAGATGGTCGAACGCATCTGCGGCACGCCCGCCGACAGCATCCGCCAGGTCTGGGAGATGATCGCGTCCACCGCCGGCAAGGACAAGGCGATGACCATCCTGTACGCGCTGGGCTGGACGCAGCACTCCATCGGTGCGCAGAACGTGCGTGCCGGCACCATGGTGCAGCTGCTGCTGGGCAACATCGGCGTGGCCGGTGGTGGCATGAACGCGCTGCGCGGGCATTCCAACATCCAGGGCCTGACCGACATCGGCCTGATGTCGGACCTGCTGCCCGGCTACCTGACGCTGCCGAAACAGGACGAGCAGGACTACGACGCCTACATCGCCAAGCGCACGCAGAAGCCGCTGCGCGCCAACCAGATGTCGTTCTGGCAGAACTACCCGAAGTTCCACGTCAGCCTGATGAAGTCGTGGTGGGGCGACGCCGCTACCGCCGACAACAACTGGTGCTTCGACCACCTGCCCAAGCTCGACAAGCCATACGACATGCTGCAGGCGTACGAGCTGATGAACGAGGGCAAGATCCACGGCTACATCTGCCAGGGCTTCAATCCGCTGGCTTCGGCGCCGAACAAGGGCAAGCTGATCAGTGCGTTCTCCAAGCTGAAGTTCATGGTCAGCATGGACCCGCTGGAAACCGAGACCATCGCCTTCTGGCAGAACCACGGTGCGTTGAACGACGTCGACCCGAGCACGATCCAGACCGAAGTATTCCGCCTGCCGACCACCTCCTTCGCCGAGGAGAACGGCGCGGTGGTGAACTCCTCGCGCTGGCTGCAGTGGCACTGGAAGGGTGCCAATCCGCCGGGCGAAGCGCGCAGCGACATTGAGATCATGTCCGAGCTGTTCCATCGCATCAAAGCGATGTACGAGAAGGACGGCGGTGCGTGGTGGGAGCCGGTGCGCGACCTGGCCTGGAAGTATTCCAACCCGGAGCTTCCGACACCGGAAGAACTGGCGATGGAATACAACGGCAAGGCGCTGGCCGACGTGTTCGATCCGAAGGACCCGACCAAGCTGGTGCGCAAGGCCGGCGAGCAGCTGGCCGCGTTCGGCGACCTGCGCGACGACGGCAGCACGTCCTCCGGTTGCTGGATCTACATCGGCGCCTGGGGCCCGACCGGCAACATGATGGCGCGACGTGACAACAGCGACCCCACCGGCATCGGCAACACGCTGGGCTGGGCCTGGGCATGGCCGGCCAATCGCCGCGTGATGTACAACCGCGCCTCGTGCGACGTGGCCGGCCAGCCGTTCGATCCGCGCCGCACGCTGCTGGCCTGGAACGGCAGGAACTGGGGCAATGTGGACGTTCCGGACTTCAAGGCCGACGAAGATCCCGCCGGCGGCATGGGCCCGTTCATCATGAATCCGGAAGGCATCGCCCGCTTCTTCGCCAAGGCCGGCATGGCCGAGGGCCCGTTCCCGGAGCACTACGAACCGTTCGACACGCCGCTGCGCAGCAATCCGCTCAGCCCTGGTCAGGCACTGACGCTGAACAACCCGGCGGCACGCGTGTTCGCCAGCGATCGCGCACAGATCGGTTCGCCGGACGAGTTCCCGCATGTGGCCACCACCTACCGCCTGACCGAGCATTTCCACTTCTGGACCAAGCACGGCAAGTTGAACGCCATCATCCAGCCCGAGCAGTTCGTCGAGATCGGCGCGGCCCTGGCCGACGAACTGGGCATCAACAATGGCAGCCGCGTGCGCGTCAGCTCCAAGCGCGGCCACATCGAAGCGGTGGCGATGGTGACCAAGCGCATCAAGGCCCTGCAGATTGATGGCAAAACCGTGCACCAGGTGGGCGTGCCGATCCACTGGGGCTTCCTCGGTGCGGCCAAGCCTGGATACATCGCCAATACGCTGACCAACGCCATCGGTGACGGCAACTCGCAGACGCCCGAATCGAAGTGCATCCTGGTCAAGGTCGAGAAGGTGTAG